In a genomic window of Methylovirgula sp. 4M-Z18:
- a CDS encoding TetR/AcrR family transcriptional regulator has product MKRARSKSNRKNPGSYHHGDLHRQLLVVAEEIIQERGVDGFTLREAARRAGVSPGAPAHHFGHALGLLTEVALLGFRDFATALNEADARGGADPAQRLYEQCVAYVRFAIQYPARFELMFRVDKHDHSNREFVEVAEQSFQILENAIRAATRTPPRESLGPDAQGMLTAVWSMAHGFSHLALGGELGKPQRGGGSLETIMSSLLPRTLKHFLPVAQVTPDEPRKKADKARGRGRVAPEP; this is encoded by the coding sequence ATGAAGCGCGCGCGCAGCAAGTCCAACCGAAAGAATCCCGGGTCCTATCATCACGGCGATCTGCATCGCCAGTTGCTGGTGGTGGCCGAGGAAATCATTCAGGAACGCGGCGTCGACGGTTTTACGCTGCGCGAGGCCGCGCGGCGGGCCGGCGTATCGCCGGGTGCGCCGGCGCATCATTTCGGTCACGCGCTCGGACTGCTCACGGAAGTTGCGCTCCTCGGCTTTCGCGATTTTGCGACGGCACTCAATGAAGCGGATGCACGCGGCGGAGCCGATCCGGCGCAACGGCTCTATGAGCAATGCGTCGCCTATGTGCGATTCGCAATTCAGTATCCGGCGCGATTTGAGCTGATGTTTCGCGTCGACAAACACGACCATTCGAACCGCGAATTTGTCGAGGTCGCCGAACAATCCTTTCAGATTTTGGAGAACGCTATCCGGGCTGCCACACGGACGCCGCCGAGGGAGAGCCTCGGACCGGACGCGCAAGGCATGTTGACCGCGGTCTGGTCGATGGCGCACGGCTTTTCGCATCTCGCGCTCGGCGGAGAACTCGGAAAGCCTCAGCGCGGCGGCGGTTCGCTGGAGACGATCATGTCATCGCTCTTGCCGCGGACCCTCAAGCATTTTTTGCCGGTCGCGCAAGTGACACCTGACGAGCCGCGGAAAAAAGCGGACAAGGCACGAGGTCGCGGGCGCGTGGCACCGGAACCATGA
- a CDS encoding TetR/AcrR family transcriptional regulator, with protein MAKPARQTASLSRSPGRPREFDVAKALDKATKVFSERGFHGTSIADLTHAMNLAQGSIYKAFEDKRGLFLAALQRYRATRAEKLRKVIGAEGSGLAQLRRALGFYVQSSHGEEGRRGCLVVTGATELSAFSRDMARDVAAAFDRNEALLMELVRRGQKDGSIAAHIDARAAARMMLCLTQGMRVVGKTGRTRADMQAVVDLALTAIM; from the coding sequence ATGGCGAAGCCGGCACGACAAACTGCATCTTTATCCCGAAGCCCTGGGCGGCCGCGCGAATTCGATGTTGCGAAGGCGCTCGACAAGGCCACGAAGGTCTTTTCCGAGCGCGGCTTTCACGGCACTTCGATCGCCGACCTCACGCACGCGATGAATCTTGCACAGGGAAGCATTTACAAGGCGTTCGAGGATAAACGTGGATTGTTTCTCGCGGCCTTGCAGCGCTACCGGGCGACGCGGGCCGAGAAGTTGCGCAAAGTCATCGGTGCCGAAGGCTCCGGTCTTGCACAATTGCGGCGGGCGCTCGGCTTTTACGTCCAATCATCGCACGGCGAAGAAGGGCGGCGGGGATGTCTCGTCGTGACGGGAGCGACAGAACTATCGGCTTTCTCCCGCGACATGGCTCGGGATGTTGCGGCGGCATTCGATCGGAACGAAGCGTTGCTTATGGAACTCGTCCGCCGCGGCCAGAAAGACGGGTCAATCGCCGCCCATATCGACGCACGCGCCGCCGCACGCATGATGCTTTGCCTGACGCAGGGCATGCGCGTCGTGGGTAAGACCGGCCGGACTCGCGCTGACATGCAGGCGGTGGTGGATCTCGCTCTCACGGCGATCATGTAA
- a CDS encoding MFS transporter, protein MSQPEQSSTAGAVPQQNVDSISTLIGTLAIATGAIVANLYYAQPLVAKIAPEIGIGPNLAGLIVSLTQIGYGLGLILLVPLADLIENRILTLTTLACVVVSLLTAAMAHGVWLFLFASLATGVFSAGAQILVPFVTHFVPVHRRGRTVGLVMAGLLTGIMLARPASLFIAAELNWRAVFFASAALMLVIGLVLWRIMPAYQPAGTNHYKAVLSSLPGLVRHTPVLRRRATYQTLLFCAFNLFWTAAPLMLAERFGLSDYQIGLFALAGAGGAFAAPLAGRLADHGFGRAATFGAMGSLALAFLCTGWATAALSLAILIVATLVIDAAVQTNQIVSQRAIFSTPPAVRARVNALYMTTVFIGGATGSVLGTLTYHAGGWIVTAATGAALGLAGLIAFATDKHNHHAAH, encoded by the coding sequence ATGTCGCAACCCGAACAGAGCAGCACCGCCGGTGCTGTTCCGCAGCAAAATGTGGACTCGATCTCAACGCTCATCGGCACGTTGGCGATCGCGACCGGCGCGATTGTCGCCAATCTTTATTATGCCCAGCCCCTGGTCGCGAAAATTGCGCCTGAAATCGGCATCGGCCCCAATTTGGCCGGGCTGATCGTCAGCCTGACGCAGATCGGCTATGGGCTCGGCCTGATTCTGCTCGTGCCGCTCGCCGATCTCATCGAAAATCGCATTTTGACGCTGACGACGCTCGCCTGCGTGGTCGTCAGCCTCCTGACCGCAGCCATGGCCCACGGCGTTTGGCTCTTCCTTTTCGCGTCGCTCGCCACGGGGGTCTTTTCCGCCGGGGCGCAGATCCTCGTTCCCTTCGTCACGCATTTCGTGCCGGTGCATCGCCGCGGCCGCACGGTCGGCCTGGTGATGGCGGGATTGCTGACCGGCATCATGCTGGCGCGCCCGGCGTCCCTTTTCATCGCGGCCGAGTTGAATTGGCGTGCCGTCTTCTTTGCCTCCGCGGCGCTCATGTTGGTGATCGGCCTCGTTCTTTGGCGCATCATGCCCGCCTATCAGCCGGCGGGCACAAACCACTACAAAGCCGTGCTGTCCTCGCTGCCCGGACTGGTGCGGCACACGCCCGTCCTACGCCGCCGCGCGACCTATCAAACGCTGCTGTTCTGCGCTTTCAATCTCTTCTGGACGGCCGCGCCGCTGATGCTGGCGGAACGTTTCGGCCTGTCGGATTACCAAATCGGATTGTTCGCGCTGGCGGGGGCCGGCGGGGCTTTCGCCGCGCCGCTTGCGGGACGGCTGGCCGATCACGGCTTCGGCCGGGCCGCAACCTTCGGCGCGATGGGCTCGCTGGCCCTCGCCTTCCTCTGTACGGGTTGGGCGACAGCGGCATTGTCGCTCGCCATCCTAATTGTCGCGACGCTGGTCATCGACGCCGCGGTTCAGACCAATCAAATCGTCAGCCAGCGCGCCATCTTTTCGACCCCGCCAGCGGTCCGGGCGCGCGTCAACGCCCTCTACATGACCACGGTGTTCATCGGCGGGGCGACGGGCTCGGTGTTGGGGACGCTGACCTATCACGCCGGCGGATGGATCGTCACAGCCGCCACCGGCGCAGCCTTAGGCCTTGCCGGGCTCATCGCCTTTGCTACCGACAAGCACAATCATCACGCCGCCCACTGA
- a CDS encoding NAD(P)-dependent oxidoreductase, translating into MNVGFLGLGTMGKPMAMNLLKAGYRLQVWNRSQDPVAALRAAGAQAAASAREAAENADILISMLADDAATRIAVLDGGVLDALKPGAIHINMATVSVTFADECERLHREKGIGYIAAPVLGRVNVAEAGQLNILAAGAPVDLARVQALFDVLGQKTWRIGERPSQANAVKLAVNFMIGSAIGTMAEAATLARGFGVAKADFIDLVTSTAFAMPVYKGYGGAMAAERFEPAGFKLSLGAKDIKLALEAAETVNVPLPLASVLRDNHLDALAHGEGHLDWAAVSRVAGRRAAQES; encoded by the coding sequence TTGAACGTTGGATTTTTGGGTCTCGGCACGATGGGTAAGCCGATGGCCATGAATCTGCTCAAAGCGGGCTATCGATTGCAGGTGTGGAACCGGTCGCAAGATCCGGTCGCCGCGCTCCGCGCTGCGGGTGCGCAGGCCGCGGCGTCCGCGCGGGAGGCCGCGGAAAACGCGGACATCCTGATCTCCATGCTTGCCGACGATGCAGCGACGCGCATCGCGGTCCTTGATGGCGGCGTGCTGGACGCTTTGAAGCCCGGTGCGATCCACATCAATATGGCAACGGTTTCTGTCACCTTCGCCGACGAATGCGAACGCCTGCATCGAGAAAAAGGGATCGGCTATATCGCCGCTCCGGTGCTGGGGCGGGTCAATGTGGCCGAAGCCGGCCAGCTCAACATTCTCGCCGCTGGGGCGCCTGTGGATCTCGCGCGCGTGCAAGCATTGTTCGATGTGCTCGGCCAGAAAACCTGGCGCATCGGCGAGCGGCCAAGCCAGGCCAATGCGGTCAAGCTGGCGGTGAATTTCATGATCGGCAGCGCCATCGGCACGATGGCCGAGGCGGCTACGCTTGCGCGCGGTTTCGGCGTCGCCAAGGCCGATTTCATCGATCTCGTCACATCCACGGCTTTCGCCATGCCGGTCTATAAGGGCTATGGCGGTGCCATGGCGGCGGAACGGTTCGAGCCGGCCGGTTTCAAACTGTCGCTCGGCGCCAAGGACATCAAGCTCGCGCTCGAAGCGGCCGAAACGGTAAACGTTCCGCTGCCGCTCGCCAGCGTGCTGCGCGACAATCACCTCGACGCTCTGGCCCATGGCGAGGGCCATCTCGATTGGGCTGCTGTCTCGCGGGTTGCCGGTCGGCGGGCCGCGCAAGAGTCCTGA
- a CDS encoding zinc-binding dehydrogenase, with translation MRAIVITQYDRPEVLAIEERPDPVPQPGQVLIEVKAFGLNHAEVYFRKGAWGDVAEISGIECVGLVRFDPEGQFASGEKVMALVGGMGRSLSGSYAELTSVPRSNVVAIKSDLSWEDLAAIPESYATAWTSVMGILELAEGQTILVRGASSSLGQAAINIARHAGAHVIATTRKAARIKLLEGVGAHEVLLDSPQLSDKVRLRHPKGIDAALDIVGNTTILDTLTALRRGGRACLVGFLGGGGALTLEPVFQMPSGVHMSVFASALVTGTPVFPLSQIPFQAIADRVADGRYRARPAQVFRFEDIVAAHRLLESGEAGGKVIMTFA, from the coding sequence ATGCGCGCTATCGTGATCACCCAGTACGACCGACCGGAAGTCCTCGCGATCGAGGAACGGCCTGATCCTGTTCCACAGCCCGGCCAGGTCCTCATTGAGGTGAAGGCTTTTGGGCTGAACCATGCCGAAGTCTATTTTCGCAAAGGGGCCTGGGGCGATGTCGCCGAAATTTCCGGAATTGAGTGCGTCGGCCTCGTCCGGTTCGATCCGGAAGGTCAATTCGCTTCAGGCGAGAAAGTGATGGCTCTCGTCGGGGGAATGGGTCGGAGCCTTAGCGGTAGCTATGCCGAGCTCACCTCCGTTCCGCGTAGCAATGTCGTCGCCATCAAGAGCGATCTATCCTGGGAGGACCTCGCCGCCATCCCCGAATCCTATGCGACGGCATGGACGAGCGTGATGGGAATCCTCGAACTTGCCGAAGGTCAGACGATTTTGGTGCGCGGCGCGAGCTCCTCGCTTGGCCAAGCGGCGATCAACATTGCGCGCCATGCCGGAGCGCACGTGATCGCGACGACCCGCAAGGCAGCCCGCATCAAATTATTGGAAGGGGTGGGCGCGCATGAGGTGTTGCTCGACTCGCCGCAGCTTTCCGACAAGGTCCGTCTGCGCCATCCAAAGGGCATCGACGCAGCCCTCGACATTGTCGGCAACACAACAATTTTGGATACGCTCACGGCGTTGCGCCGTGGCGGGCGGGCTTGTCTCGTCGGTTTCCTTGGGGGTGGCGGTGCGCTCACTCTGGAGCCCGTGTTTCAAATGCCGAGTGGCGTGCACATGAGTGTTTTCGCGAGTGCCTTGGTCACCGGCACACCTGTATTTCCGCTGTCGCAAATTCCATTTCAGGCCATCGCGGATCGCGTTGCCGATGGCCGCTACCGCGCCAGACCCGCTCAAGTCTTTCGCTTCGAGGACATTGTCGCCGCGCACCGCCTCCTCGAATCGGGCGAGGCCGGAGGCAAGGTGATCATGACATTCGCATAA
- a CDS encoding VOC family protein, whose translation MEILYLASVAIVTADPPESRKLFIDTLKLPLKRHEGDDYYFSESIGGSKHFGVWPLRQAAEACFGGPDWPADRPVPHACFEFEVADLDSVSSAAEELQSKGYTLLHGAKTEPWGQTVARMQTPDGVIIGISFAPWMHEAKPTV comes from the coding sequence ATGGAAATCTTGTATCTTGCTAGCGTCGCGATCGTCACTGCCGACCCGCCCGAGAGCCGCAAACTCTTCATCGATACGCTCAAACTTCCGCTCAAACGGCACGAAGGTGATGATTACTATTTCAGCGAAAGCATTGGCGGCAGCAAACATTTTGGCGTCTGGCCATTGCGGCAGGCGGCGGAAGCATGCTTCGGCGGTCCAGACTGGCCTGCCGACCGACCTGTTCCACACGCTTGTTTCGAATTCGAGGTTGCCGACCTCGACAGCGTGAGTTCGGCGGCGGAGGAACTGCAGTCGAAAGGCTACACCTTGCTGCACGGAGCTAAAACCGAGCCATGGGGACAGACCGTTGCCAGGATGCAAACGCCTGACGGCGTGATCATCGGCATTTCTTTTGCGCCATGGATGCATGAGGCGAAACCCACCGTGTGA
- a CDS encoding TetR/AcrR family transcriptional regulator, translated as MAIVAAAPRRTSIGARRNPETETAIIEAARQLLAERGYAGFSIEEAARRAGAGKATVYRWWPTKADLFMTVYGMEKARSIVLPDTGILIDDLVAHTADLWRFWHTHPAGGAFRALIAEAQSSEAAGQRLRNEFLPVLFRPARHLFERAAARGELPASRIDERLELWAGFNWYRLLTWQTEVDTDLLRRIEAIIATP; from the coding sequence ATGGCAATAGTGGCCGCCGCGCCGCGCCGCACGTCGATCGGCGCACGGCGCAATCCGGAAACCGAGACGGCGATCATTGAAGCCGCAAGACAGCTCCTGGCCGAGCGGGGCTATGCCGGATTTTCCATCGAGGAAGCGGCCCGACGGGCGGGCGCGGGCAAGGCGACCGTCTATCGCTGGTGGCCGACCAAGGCAGACTTGTTCATGACGGTCTACGGCATGGAAAAGGCGCGCTCTATTGTCCTGCCCGACACCGGCATCCTGATCGATGATCTGGTGGCGCATACAGCCGATCTGTGGCGTTTTTGGCATACCCATCCGGCAGGCGGTGCTTTCCGGGCCTTGATCGCCGAGGCGCAATCGAGCGAAGCAGCCGGCCAGCGGCTGCGCAACGAATTTCTTCCCGTTCTCTTCCGGCCGGCCCGTCATCTGTTCGAGCGGGCGGCCGCGCGGGGTGAGTTGCCAGCCAGCCGGATCGACGAGCGTCTGGAACTGTGGGCCGGGTTCAACTGGTATCGCCTGCTAACGTGGCAGACCGAAGTCGACACGGACCTGCTACGCCGCATCGAGGCCATCATCGCAACGCCATGA
- a CDS encoding LysR family transcriptional regulator, translating into MARIEINRSGEMEIFVRVVEQGGFSAAARRSHMTPSAVSKLVARLETRLGARLVNRSTRAFQLTAEGSAFYERATRILADIEDAERGAGAGERPVGRIRVNTSASYATHILAPILPEFLARYPRITLDLVQTDMVVDLLAARTDVAIRAGPLKSSSLVARKLGETALTIVAAPAYLARFGEPKTIDDLETHNRLGFGYTRIVDGWPLRQGDEAILVPATGRMQASDGEALRHLALSGCGLARLAAFTIRDDIAAGRLVPVLEDLNPGDREAFHAIHVGQGGLLPSRVRALLDFLAEKGRIE; encoded by the coding sequence ATGGCGCGCATCGAGATCAATCGCTCCGGCGAGATGGAAATCTTCGTCCGGGTGGTCGAGCAAGGCGGTTTTTCGGCCGCGGCGAGACGCTCGCACATGACGCCATCCGCCGTGAGCAAGCTCGTCGCGCGACTGGAGACCCGGCTCGGCGCGCGGCTCGTCAATCGCTCGACCCGCGCCTTCCAACTCACCGCCGAGGGCAGCGCCTTCTACGAACGGGCGACGCGCATTTTGGCCGATATCGAGGATGCCGAGCGCGGCGCAGGAGCGGGCGAGCGGCCGGTCGGACGCATCCGGGTCAACACCAGCGCGTCCTATGCGACACATATTCTCGCGCCGATCCTGCCGGAGTTTTTGGCGCGTTATCCGAGGATCACGCTCGATCTCGTTCAGACGGACATGGTTGTCGATCTGCTCGCCGCACGGACGGATGTGGCCATCCGCGCCGGACCGTTGAAAAGCTCAAGCCTGGTTGCGCGCAAACTCGGCGAAACGGCGCTGACAATCGTCGCCGCGCCGGCCTATCTCGCGCGCTTCGGCGAACCGAAAACAATCGACGATCTCGAAACGCACAATCGCCTGGGCTTCGGCTACACCCGCATCGTAGACGGCTGGCCGCTGCGACAGGGCGATGAAGCAATCCTTGTCCCGGCCACGGGCCGGATGCAGGCGAGCGATGGCGAGGCTCTGCGCCACCTCGCCCTCAGCGGTTGCGGCCTGGCGCGGCTGGCCGCGTTCACCATTCGCGACGACATTGCCGCAGGGCGTCTCGTGCCAGTGCTGGAAGATTTGAACCCCGGCGATCGCGAAGCTTTTCACGCCATTCATGTCGGCCAAGGCGGCTTGCTGCCCTCGCGCGTCAGGGCCCTTCTCGATTTCCTCGCCGAAAAGGGGCGCATTGAATAG
- a CDS encoding DUF2306 domain-containing protein encodes MPRQYVANGARAAMAILATLIASHALRYYGVLGHVWLGIDPKLRAVIEHAPVQALTHMLIAPIALLVGPFQFYPQLRARYPTLHRVAGRLYVAACLIAGVGALATAPYASGGPVAGFGFGLLAICWIATTCAAWRAAVRRDFARHRLLMRFSYAMTFAAATLRLQIPIGLALGASSYSAMSPWLAYTSWIPNVILVALYSTAEKRRRLAIAAE; translated from the coding sequence ATGCCAAGGCAATATGTTGCCAATGGCGCGCGCGCAGCCATGGCGATTCTGGCGACATTGATCGCGTCTCACGCGCTGCGCTATTACGGCGTGCTTGGTCATGTTTGGCTCGGCATCGACCCGAAGCTTCGCGCCGTCATCGAGCATGCGCCCGTCCAGGCCCTCACCCATATGCTCATCGCGCCGATCGCCTTGCTCGTCGGGCCGTTTCAATTTTATCCGCAATTGCGTGCGCGCTATCCAACACTTCACCGCGTGGCAGGGCGCCTCTATGTTGCCGCCTGTCTGATCGCGGGCGTTGGCGCGCTTGCTACTGCGCCATACGCATCCGGAGGGCCGGTCGCAGGATTTGGTTTTGGCCTTCTTGCCATTTGCTGGATCGCGACGACATGTGCCGCTTGGCGGGCAGCGGTGCGCCGCGACTTCGCACGTCATCGTCTCTTGATGCGTTTCAGCTACGCGATGACGTTTGCGGCGGCTACCTTGCGCTTGCAGATTCCGATCGGGCTGGCCTTGGGCGCCTCAAGCTATTCCGCCATGTCGCCCTGGCTCGCCTATACATCATGGATTCCGAATGTGATCCTCGTCGCGTTGTATTCGACCGCCGAAAAACGCCGACGCCTTGCCATAGCGGCGGAATAA
- a CDS encoding aldo/keto reductase has protein sequence MEYRSLGRSGLKVPVLSFGAGTFAGSGPLFGAWGNTDADEARRLVDICLEAGVNLFDTADVYSMGASEQVLGAAVKGRRDAVLLSTKTGLPMGDGANDAGTSRLRLIRAVEEALTRLGTDYIDLLQLHAFDAGTPVEEVLATLDTLVRAGKVRYVGVSNFSGWQIMKSLAVAERYGWPRYVANQVYYSLVGRDFEWDLMPLGADQGLGALVYSPLGWGRLTGKIRRGAPLPPQSRLHETAQFGPPVHDDLLYRVINVLEDISKETGKTVPQIALNWLTQRPTVSSIIIGARNEAQLRDNLGAVGWALSSDQVARLDAASKAPAPYPHYPYRILEGFARLNPPIAG, from the coding sequence ATGGAATATCGTTCTCTTGGCCGCTCCGGCCTCAAAGTGCCAGTCTTGAGCTTCGGTGCGGGCACGTTTGCAGGCTCCGGGCCTTTGTTTGGCGCCTGGGGCAACACCGATGCTGATGAGGCGCGCCGCCTCGTCGATATCTGCCTCGAGGCGGGCGTCAATCTGTTCGATACGGCCGACGTCTATTCGATGGGTGCGTCCGAACAGGTGCTTGGCGCGGCCGTCAAAGGGCGCCGCGACGCGGTCCTCCTGTCGACCAAGACTGGCCTGCCGATGGGGGATGGCGCGAACGATGCCGGCACCTCGCGGCTCCGATTGATCCGGGCGGTTGAGGAGGCGCTGACGCGGCTTGGGACTGATTATATCGACCTTCTTCAGCTGCACGCCTTCGATGCCGGAACGCCGGTTGAGGAGGTCCTCGCGACGCTCGATACGCTCGTGCGGGCCGGCAAGGTCCGCTATGTCGGCGTGTCGAATTTCTCGGGCTGGCAGATCATGAAATCGCTGGCGGTCGCCGAGCGATACGGCTGGCCGCGTTATGTCGCCAATCAGGTCTACTACTCGCTGGTCGGCCGCGATTTTGAGTGGGATTTGATGCCGCTTGGCGCCGATCAAGGGTTGGGCGCGCTTGTCTATAGCCCGTTGGGTTGGGGCCGTCTCACCGGCAAGATCCGGCGCGGTGCGCCCTTGCCGCCGCAAAGCCGGCTGCATGAAACGGCGCAGTTTGGGCCTCCGGTTCATGACGATCTGCTCTATCGCGTTATTAACGTGCTGGAAGACATATCCAAGGAAACCGGCAAGACGGTACCGCAAATCGCGCTGAATTGGCTCACGCAGCGCCCGACCGTCTCGTCGATCATCATCGGCGCGCGCAACGAAGCGCAATTGCGCGACAACCTCGGTGCGGTTGGCTGGGCGCTGTCCTCGGATCAGGTGGCAAGGCTCGACGCGGCAAGCAAAGCCCCTGCGCCGTATCCCCATTATCCCTACCGGATTCTGGAGGGCTTCGCGCGTCTCAATCCGCCGATCGCAGGATAA
- a CDS encoding LysR family transcriptional regulator, which translates to MMDMTIHQLLCFDAIVTEGGFQAGAEKIGRTQPSVSAAVKNLEAQLGLALLDRSGYRVVLTAEGRSFHAHAQALLRELGALKDHAKQLAIGEETELDVIIGDLCPLPQTLALLHRFFGGCPGTRLNLHFEALSGPWERLLDGEADLILHHIDKTDPRYEFLDLFPITLLPVVAPGFLRFPISQSITPENMRDYAQCIIRDSARHSPARDYYLIEGARNWTVSDQLMKRELILQGMGWGHMPRYLIEQDLASHRLISIAGDHLRGGRVEIVAARRRQASHGPIANRLWQFIAEEAPALAQAIP; encoded by the coding sequence ATGATGGACATGACGATCCATCAGCTCCTTTGCTTCGACGCCATCGTCACCGAGGGCGGCTTTCAAGCCGGCGCGGAGAAGATTGGTCGAACCCAGCCCTCCGTTTCGGCCGCCGTGAAGAATCTCGAGGCGCAGCTCGGCCTGGCCTTGCTCGACCGGAGCGGCTACCGGGTCGTGCTGACGGCGGAGGGACGCTCCTTTCACGCCCATGCGCAGGCTCTGCTGCGGGAACTCGGCGCGCTCAAGGATCACGCCAAGCAACTGGCTATTGGCGAAGAGACGGAACTCGATGTGATCATCGGCGATCTGTGCCCCTTACCCCAGACCCTCGCGCTGCTGCACCGCTTCTTCGGCGGCTGTCCAGGCACAAGGCTCAACCTCCATTTCGAGGCGCTCTCCGGGCCGTGGGAACGGCTGCTCGATGGCGAAGCCGATCTGATCCTGCATCACATCGACAAGACCGATCCGCGTTACGAATTCCTGGACCTGTTTCCGATCACGCTCCTGCCGGTGGTCGCGCCCGGTTTCCTGCGGTTTCCGATTTCCCAATCGATCACACCCGAAAACATGCGGGACTATGCGCAATGCATCATCCGCGACAGCGCCCGTCATTCGCCAGCGCGCGACTATTACCTGATTGAGGGCGCGCGGAACTGGACGGTCAGCGATCAGCTCATGAAACGCGAGCTCATCCTGCAGGGCATGGGCTGGGGGCATATGCCGCGCTATTTGATCGAACAAGATCTTGCTTCGCACCGGCTCATCAGCATTGCGGGCGACCATTTGCGAGGCGGTCGAGTCGAGATCGTGGCTGCGCGCCGGCGTCAAGCGTCGCACGGCCCGATCGCCAATCGATTATGGCAGTTCATTGCGGAGGAAGCGCCAGCCTTGGCGCAAGCGATCCCTTAG
- a CDS encoding MFS transporter — protein sequence MPLALYALTAGAFGIGVTEFVIMGLLLGVSADFGVSIAMAGLLISGYALGVVIGAPVLTVLTARWPRKTVLIGLMAVFTLGNATCALAPTYGLLMAARVLTALAHGTFFGVGSVVATSLVPEDRKASAIAIMFTGLTVANILGVPLGTWIGLSLGWRATFWAVSLVGLVALAIIAALVPKEEAPSDAGDWRADIAAILRPSVLLGLLTTVLGYAGVFAVFTYIAPMLTRMSGFSEAAVSPILLVFGGGLMIGNLVGGKLADRSLLPTVFGTLATLALVLALMMPGMRLAATAIALTGLLGAAGFATVAPLQIWVLSKAEGAGQSLASSFNIAAFNLGNAIGAWAGGMAIDHGPGLAAVPLVAALFPAAAIVVAFIAMNADRRAIAPQPADQFNS from the coding sequence ATGCCGCTGGCTCTTTATGCCCTGACGGCCGGGGCCTTTGGCATCGGCGTCACTGAATTCGTCATCATGGGATTGCTGCTTGGGGTCAGCGCCGATTTCGGCGTCTCGATCGCCATGGCCGGCCTGCTGATCTCCGGCTATGCACTCGGCGTCGTCATCGGCGCGCCGGTGCTGACCGTGCTCACGGCGCGGTGGCCGCGCAAGACCGTGCTGATCGGGTTGATGGCGGTATTCACCCTGGGCAATGCGACCTGCGCACTGGCGCCGACCTATGGATTGCTGATGGCGGCGCGGGTCCTGACCGCGCTCGCGCATGGCACGTTCTTCGGAGTCGGTTCCGTGGTGGCGACAAGCCTTGTGCCTGAAGACCGCAAGGCCTCGGCGATTGCGATCATGTTCACCGGATTGACGGTCGCCAACATCCTTGGCGTGCCGCTCGGCACCTGGATCGGTTTGTCTTTGGGCTGGCGCGCGACTTTCTGGGCCGTATCGCTTGTCGGACTCGTTGCGCTCGCCATCATCGCAGCATTGGTGCCGAAGGAGGAGGCGCCGTCCGATGCCGGCGATTGGCGCGCGGACATCGCCGCGATCCTGCGTCCATCCGTGCTGCTGGGCCTTTTGACCACCGTGCTCGGCTATGCCGGTGTCTTCGCAGTCTTCACCTATATCGCGCCGATGCTGACACGAATGAGTGGCTTCAGCGAAGCGGCCGTGTCGCCAATCCTGCTCGTCTTCGGCGGCGGCCTTATGATCGGAAATCTGGTCGGCGGCAAGCTGGCCGACCGCAGCCTTCTTCCCACGGTGTTCGGCACATTGGCCACGCTTGCTTTGGTGCTCGCCTTGATGATGCCCGGCATGCGCTTGGCCGCCACGGCGATCGCGCTCACAGGGCTTCTCGGCGCAGCGGGTTTTGCGACAGTCGCTCCGTTGCAAATATGGGTGCTGTCCAAGGCCGAAGGCGCTGGCCAAAGCCTTGCGTCGAGTTTCAACATCGCCGCCTTCAATCTTGGCAATGCCATCGGCGCTTGGGCCGGCGGAATGGCGATAGACCATGGTCCCGGCCTCGCCGCTGTACCGTTGGTGGCCGCTCTCTTTCCGGCTGCGGCCATCGTTGTCGCCTTTATCGCGATGAATGCCGACCGACGCGCGATCGCGCCGCAACCTGCTGACCAATTCAATTCATAA